The following nucleotide sequence is from Vanrija pseudolonga chromosome 4, complete sequence.
AGTTGGTTGCCGCTGAGGCGGACGGAGGAAGCGCTATCACCTGCAAGGAGGCTGTCCGTGAGATTGCTCGCATGTGAGTGGTGACTCGGCTTGTTGTTGTGAGCAGACTGGCTGACGCATCAGCATCTACCTCgtccacgacgacaacaaggacaaggactTTGAGCTCGAGATGACTTGGGTGTCGCCCGAGTCTGGCTTCAAGCACCAGACTGTTCCCGCCGACCTcctggccgaggccgaagctgccgccaaggctgcgctcgaggagggcatgGAGGAGGACTAGGCAGAAGAAGTATAACCGTCCCATTGTACAGACATGCATGATGATTACAACAGCGAAAGTGAACTGGGTCACTTCATCAAACAAGGGCGACACGGCCTCGGGACAGCCCTCCACGCCAGTTGCGCATTCCTCCAACGCGGTTCGAGGTCTGCTTGCGCTGGATCTGCGCAAACGCTTCCAGGACATGGCTGGGGAGTAGAGGCTGGCGGGCACTGGGTGGAGGAGCAAACAGAGATCGGGGAGCCGATTGCCCGGCGCGACGTTCGCCATTCTCCTCAGTAGAgtcggcggcaccgccgtcggTCCTCGCCCGCTTGCTGGGCGAGCTATCACCTCTTTCGCCCTTGCGTTTCAGAGGTGAGACATTGGCCGAACCTCTTGATGAAGGGGCCGACTTCTCTAGTTGTTCCCTAACCTCGAGGGCGGTCACACAGAGGGAACGAACCATCTCGAATGCCAAAAAGCCAAGAATGTCGATGATGTCGTCATTGGGCCTGACGTCAAGATAGGCGCTGAAGTTGATGAAGTCGCGGaaacgacgagctggacagCATTAGACTAAAGAACAAGGCATCCAAGGTCTACTTGCCCTTTCGATATGTGAACGACGCTTGGCGGCAGTCCGAGTAGTGAACATACTCGTCTTTGGTCATCTTCTTGGTGACTTCGTCCGCATCCTGTGAGGAACTAATTAGCGAACAGTGGTAGAGGAGGTGAAGAATGACGTACCCTAAGCCGTTGCATGCTGTCCTGGTGTGCTTGCAgctcgtcttcgtcctcgtcctcgtcatcatccgCCCGATTTTGCTGAGTTGGCAACGACCTTAGGAAGTCGGAGAAGGGCGTCAAGAGCTCCCAGGAGAGCTTCACAATGGGTTTCCGGCCTTTGACGGCATTCTTGTCTGTAGAACTCAGCGACAGTCCAAGCGCAGGATACTCACCGGCGTCATCCACGTCAACGTCACCACCTTCTTCGTCGTCTTTCGCCCGCTTTCGGACATCCTTCCAACTCAGGTATGTCCTAAGCCGATTCACCTTGCCCCTGTCGTCCCGAATGAGGAAGATGAGATCTTCAGCAGAGAGGAAACGCGAAGAGCGCAGATGAGTGAGAAGTCGAGCCCTTGTAACCTGTGTCTTGTCAGGACAGCCATCGGGACACTTGGTCGTTACATACAATCTCGATGATTTGGCCGCGGACAATGTCCTCCACGAGCCGAACGGTCTCCGGCAATGGGTCCTGGACTTCTCCGAATACAAACATCTGCGCAGGGTCGTCAGAGGGGGGAACAAAGCTGACCACTACCAAGGCCACTTACCATTTGGGAGATCTCGTTTGTGTACTTGTAGTCTGGTTTGCCAGCGGCGTCCAGGCCACCGAGACCAACTGCTGCAGCacccttcttcttcttcgagCTTTTGCTCTTCTTGGAGCTTGATCCAAGGGcttcatcatcatcatcgtctcCTTCGGCATCCGCATCGTCCTCTGGCTCGGGTGATGGCGAAGCAGAAGCGCGGCCCGAGTCTGCTGGACGAGCGTTGGCTTGCGGGACGGCCATTGATGAAGGCTTGCGAGCCTGTGCCAATGTAGGCGCTGCCACAGGCGCGGGAGAGTTGGCTGCTGGAGACGCGGTTTGGGCAGTCGGTAGGGCGAGGCCTACAGAAGGCGCCTTTGGTCCAGTTGGGAGGGCCAAGGTCGCCATGGTGGACAGGGTACCGTGCGGTGTATGACGAAGGCCTGGTTCTTTTGTGGTTTCACAAAGACAAGGTgtcgccgagtcgaggaggggagggagcaCACGGCGCGCAAGATGACAGTGTCACGAACCGAGTGGTGCTTGTGATTGTGATTGATGGGTTTGGATGGAGAGAGTGTGAGGTTGAGAGGTTGTGAGTGAGGGAGTCGAAATGTTGAGAGTTGAACCATGCGCCATGAattccacccacccacccggcGTGCATTGTTCCACCCAGGGTAAACCGGCCAAGCCATCAATCAATCAtgcgagcggcgaggcgcggcgaggcgcggcgcggccacaCACCCGCCCCACATccacaacagcagcagcagacgcGCAGCATCAACCGGCAGCGTGCCCGGCAGCGGACagggcagcgtcggcgacgtcgtctgTCGTTTGTCGTCTGCCTCGGTTGCATGCTTGCTGCTcgtccgcccgcccccggccTGTTGCGTCGCTCGGTCGCTCGGAACTGCGCCGCGTAGGGACAAATCCAGTCGGGTTACGCCGTGgaccccccgcccccccgcGCAAGAGCCCTCTCTGCTTAACCTCATCAAACGCCATGCTCCGCATTCTTTCAATGCGACCACATGCATGACGGAGACTGTGGAGCCTGCCTGCGCGTCTGCTCAAACGCCTAACCGAGTGCAAGTGCATATACCGAAGCGATATTTAGCTGTCTAAACGAGCTTTGGCGCCACAGGCCTCCGCGCTTGCTCACTTTAGCCCTCTCCCAGTTGCTTCTGACCCTCTCTGGCCGCAAAGTCCCTGCCAAACTCCTAGCCGATCGGCAACCGGCCCGTCATCTGTCTGTCAATTGGACGAGGATAAAAGCACGACGCGACGTCTTCTCATTAGCCGGCGCAGACAGTGGCGATAAGAAGCAAAGACGTCATGGACCTGTTGACACACACCATGCTATTAACATCTTACAGTAGAAATGGTACACCTAtcctccctcctcccggGCTGTCACCAGACAGCTACACTACCTACACTATGCCACTCCACTCCTGCTCTGTCCCTCGCGTTGAGGTCAGTGCCGCCGCAACCTCTGGATTGGGCCGCCATAGTCGTGTTGTGCAATCATCCGACGAAGCGACCAGCTACGAGTGTCAGGGCGTGCCGGCTAGACCCAAGTCCAAGTAAGACAACTCACAATGTCTCTTCCCCAGTCTACAGCAATCACTTCTGGCTCGTGTGAAGAGCCGTGTTGCTTTGGAACAGGCAATCTTGATCCATTCACTGCCGTGTTCCCATGAGAACCAGTGTCCCAAACCATGACACCCGCATGGCTTGAACCACAGGCGAGGTACTTGCCGTCCGCAGACAAGGACATTCGGATGTAGAATGACCTTGTGAGCAGGTCTGGGTGAACAAACTTCTGCGGCAGGATGGCCTCCAGAGGCTCGTATTCGGTCTTCGCCGCCGAGGGACGCAGGACATGAATCTGGGAGTCCCCGCACAAAGCAAAGAGGTCGCCATTGGTCGGGCTCTCACAAAGCGCGTTCACAGATCGGGAACGGCGAGATGGGTTTCCCAGGATCGTGGGGTCCGGCAACACGCCGTAAGGTGTAGCTTTTGGACGAGTGCTAGACGACGGGTCGGGGCAGCGGATGTCCCAGAGCTTCACGATCCTGGTGGGAATTTGTTCAGTAAATGTCATCATGGGCGCTGTTGCTGCCAGTCCACTCACCCATCAAAAGAGCCACCAGACGCCAGAATCCCCGGCATGGATTGCAAGGCGACGAGGCTCGTTATCGTGCGCGATACGGAGCGCTGAAGAGATTAGAAATCGGCGTGTGGCTAGATACTCACAGTTTCTGTGGTAGACCTACGACCCGTCGGAACGTTGTGCGGCTGGCGTAGCGTCATTACCGGGTTGATGACCTGGTTTGAAGCTGCATCGCGAGCATTACGGGCGCGCGCTGACCGGCGAACAGCGGTATCCAGCGAAGTGGAGAGGTCGTTGAGTTGACTGAAGGCTCCGTGGCAGCGGAGGTCGTAGATGTTGATGTTTCCGTCCCTGCCACCAGAAGCAATAATGTTGGAATTGCCGGAGTCGCTCAAGTTGTTCGACCTAGATGGGTCCAGGAATACGGTCGATTTGATCGTGGAGGTGTGGCCCCCCAGAACGGCCAAGAGCTTTGACGAATCCTGGGAAACGTCGTGAATGCGCAACGTCTGGTCCGCCGATGCGGAGAGCTGATGTGGGTCAGCAAAGCGTGAATGATGAGAGCTTCCTCCTTACAAGCCGGGTGTCGTTGTCACACCATTTGAGGTCGAAGACACCGTTGTTGTGAGCCCTCCACCAGATACCactggcctcggcctgcaaCGAGGACGGCTGGTCGACATCAAGGATCTTGATAGCGCCCTCTTCGTCACCCATGGCAAGAAGCCTCTTTCTTCCCGACATTGCCGCCTCTTGCTGCGTCAGCCGCCTGGCGTCATCGCtgaacgcgagcgcgagcgcggggctGAAGTCTCGGTCTTGACCGGATGGGCTGTGCAAGGAAGGTAATGTGATTGACCAACAATCGGACAGGGTGTCGCCTTGAGTACGAGTCACAAGCGTCGACAGAAAAGCAGGAGCGCTCGCCAATGCTGGCCTCGCGGGAGCTCGAGACATGCCGAAGCGCGCACGACTGCGCCTCCATAAGTGAACTTCGGGGGCAGCTGGTACTTTCTGCGTATCGCCAGCAATGGACTTGGAGGAGGCGTGGCTGTAGGATCCAGGTCTGCGCTGAACCAAAGAAGGAAAGTAATCCGTGATGCCAGGCTCGGATCTGTCGACCACACCGCTGTCGCCTTCAGTGGGAGCAAagacgctcgacctcgaccgctTCCGCGGGCCAGAGACGCGGCCCTTGTCACTGTCGACAAGGCCATTACGGGCAGGGAAATTTGCACTTGTTGGAGACAGTGAGCGATCTTGGAGGAAGATGGGGTACAGCTGTTTTGGTGACGAGGTCGCCTTGATGGGCGCACgggtgggggaagggagATGGGTGGAAGAGAGAGCGAGGACATTGGTCCTCACCGCTCCAAGCGGGCTCCTTGTCTCGGCCATGGCAAAGTCGTGTTTGTGAGAGGTGCCGAGGATGGAAGCTGCGACGGAGGGGCCTACGCCCTGGTGCTGGAGGGGCAGAGACAAGTTGGTGGATGCTGGAGGGAAGGGTTGATGACGGATGGATGAGTAGTCGAGACGCGTGCGTCGAGGCCACTACTGCCAGCTGCCTGGCGGCGGGATCTGGTGACCACTAGTTTACCGTTTTGTCATTGTCACCTCCACCTTGGCGACTGCTGCGCGACTGacgcggcagcgcgcgcgcgcccgcgtccTTTGCCCTGAAGACCCAAAAAAGGTAAACCACACGCGTCGCGAAATCAAATGACGATTCAAATACATTTTGCCTCCGCAGTTGGCAGACACCATCAACGAGGAGCATGTCAACCCCTCCGTCATCTATTTACTCCTGCCCAGTCTCCTTCTTATGCTCCTGGTCCTCATTCTCAAGCGTGAGCCCAATTTGATGCCACGTAGAAGTCTCTTGGCGAGTAATCTCGCGCAGAGCCATCGTCGCGTACGACGATGTCCCAAGCGTCCAAGATAGCCTCAAAGCCTGGAACTTGCCCTCTGGGTCATTGTCGACAGGAGTGTTGAGTCCCAGAATgcggtcctcgtcggcctgtACCAGAGGTAAATCCGGGTCAGTGTAGCGGATGTGGTCCCATGCCACATTCGTAGGCTTGTGGATGAGTTTGCGGTAGGAGCCAGGGAGAGAGTATTCGCTGCCGGCGTCAACATCTCTGCCCAGCAAATTAATTCCACCCACCGTTGGTCGCGACGCATGCGATCCGCATCGAGGCCGTCCGCCTTCAATGCGGCGCGATAGAGATCACCAATCGCACCGCCGGGGTACTCGACGTTCCATCCTGGCAGAGGCAGGATGATATCCAGCAGAGTGTAGTCGCCCACATCGGCCTCGGTCAGGTGCTTGACATCCCGAGACGAAGAAGCATCGGGCTTggactcgtcgtcatctgATCACGCGTGTTAGAAAGCTGGCATGTGAGAATATCGTACTCACCACGATCATCTGAACCGTCCACGAATACGAGATCTCCCACGATAGGAGACTTGTTGGAAAGCTTGATCCTCTCCGATGCCATCAAGTTCCAGATGTAGCTCTGGTACGCATGGACGTAGATGGTCCTCAGGTTGCGGGGGATCTACGATTGTTAGCCATGGAAAGGGTGGAGTTCATTCCAGTACTCACACTACCAAGTGCTCCGACCTTGTCCTGAGTACGGTTTCCCTTTTGCCAGTGCGTCCAGATGGCTCGCTCTGCCACGGAGCGCCGGGGCATGATCTCCAGAGCCTTTGAGACGTCCTG
It contains:
- the spt3_1 gene encoding SAGA complex subunit spt3, producing MPSRRFRDFINFSAYLDVRPNDDIIDILGFLAFEMVRSLCVTALEVREQLEKSAPSSRGSANVSPLKRKGERGDSSPSKRARTDGGAADSTEENGERRAGQSAPRSLFAPPPSARQPLLPSHVLEAFAQIQRKQTSNRVGGMRNWRGGLSRGRVALV
- the spt3_1 gene encoding SAGA complex subunit spt3, whose amino-acid sequence is MATLALPTGPKAPSVGLALPTAQTASPAANSPAPVAAPTLAQARKPSSMAVPQANARPADSGRASASPSPEPEDDADAEGDDDDDEALGSSSKKSKSSKKKKGAAAVGLGGLDAAGKPDYKYTNEISQMMFVFGEVQDPLPETVRLVEDIVRGQIIEIVTRARLLTHLRSSRFLSAEDLIFLIRDDRGKVNRLRTYLSWKDVRKRAKDDEEGGDVDVDDADKNAVKGRKPIVKLSWELLTPFSDFLRSLPTQQNRADDDEDEDEDELQAHQDSMQRLRDADEVTKKMTKDEYVHYSDCRQASFTYRKGK
- the dtl gene encoding Denticleless, whose product is MAETRSPLGAVRTNVLALSSTHLPSPTRAPIKATSSPKQLYPIFLQDRSLSPTSANFPARNGLVDSDKGRVSGPRKRSRSSVFAPTEGDSGVVDRSEPGITDYFPSLVQRRPGSYSHASSKSIAGDTQKVPAAPEVHLWRRSRARFGMSRAPARPALASAPAFLSTLVTRTQGDTLSDCWSITLPSLHSPSGQDRDFSPALALAFSDDARRLTQQEAAMSGRKRLLAMGDEEGAIKILDVDQPSSLQAEASGIWWRAHNNGVFDLKWCDNDTRLLSASADQTLRIHDVSQDSSKLLAVLGGHTSTIKSTVFLDPSRSNNLSDSGNSNIIASGGRDGNINIYDLRCHGAFSQLNDLSTSLDTAVRRSARARNARDAASNQVINPVMTLRQPHNVPTGRRSTTETRSVSRTITSLVALQSMPGILASGGSFDGIVKLWDIRCPDPSSSTRPKATPYGVLPDPTILGNPSRRSRSVNALCESPTNGDLFALCGDSQIHVLRPSAAKTEYEPLEAILPQKFVHPDLLTRSFYIRMSLSADGKYLACGSSHAGVMVWDTGSHGNTAVNGSRLPVPKQHGSSHEPEVIAVDWGRDILVASSDDCTTRLWRPNPEVAAALTSTRGTEQEWSGIV